A genomic segment from Syntrophotalea acetylenivorans encodes:
- a CDS encoding ArsR/SmtB family transcription factor has product MSKDICQISYVDDERVARARARMHDDQTIVELAETFKVLSDPTRVRILHALAEEELCVCDIATVVEATQSAISHQLRILRAARLVKSRKDGKMVYCSLDDEHVRNLFEEGIRHLKEG; this is encoded by the coding sequence ATGTCAAAAGATATTTGCCAAATCAGTTACGTGGACGACGAGCGGGTCGCCCGGGCCAGGGCCCGAATGCATGACGATCAGACCATCGTGGAACTGGCGGAAACCTTCAAGGTTCTTAGCGATCCGACCCGGGTGCGCATTCTCCATGCCTTGGCCGAGGAGGAGTTGTGTGTTTGCGACATCGCGACGGTGGTCGAGGCGACCCAATCGGCCATCTCTCACCAACTGCGGATTTTGCGCGCCGCCAGACTGGTCAAATCCCGCAAGGACGGCAAGATGGTCTATTGCTCCCTGGATGACGAGCATGTCCGCAACTTGTTTGAAGAAGGTATCCGCCACCTGAAAGAAGGGTAG
- a CDS encoding two-component system sensor histidine kinase NtrB, producing the protein MIPASHHPKRPSLPALGFILAAIILAIILGVVTWRNLDREENLMEKFLREEGLTLIRAFEAGARTSMMMNLEGNSLATLVRETARTDSVAYVAVADASGRLLMASGEKLGNDDILPVAQVLAQEQARTRRTKDESGRTVYEVAKEFNPVLSEGAGREMMMGRWERWCGIGYEPGEQVGRRAVFVGLYTGEFEAARHEDVRQSLLMGGLLLLLGSTGFYFLFLSQQTRVAKITLANMELYTRNVIDSMPAGLITLDNQGRIVSLNDQAKEIFVQPGEIAEGKLLDALTGTERCEIAPLIREGSEFVERSIECRRPNGESIPVKVSASRLTERDGEPLGTVLVVRDLREIKAIEEALERSRRHAALGRMAAGIAHEIRNPLGSLRGFAQYFARLGEKDPHAEEYSELMVGEVDRLNRTISALLQFARPREPEPAEIDLGDLLRRTARLLQDDLAARNLTFQLDPPAETVSFTADSDLLTQVLINLLQNAQAATEAGGEIRLGASAQDAEIRFWVEDTGKGMTPKEQSRMFDPFFTTRKTGTGLGLAMVHQIVEQHGGRVEVESAPKKGTRVEVILPREPAQRKEIGSSA; encoded by the coding sequence ATGATCCCTGCATCGCACCACCCAAAAAGACCCTCCCTGCCCGCCTTGGGGTTTATTCTAGCCGCAATTATCCTGGCCATAATCCTCGGCGTGGTTACCTGGCGCAACCTGGACCGCGAGGAGAACCTGATGGAGAAATTCCTCCGGGAGGAAGGCCTGACTCTCATCCGCGCCTTCGAGGCAGGAGCCCGTACTTCCATGATGATGAACTTGGAAGGCAACTCCCTGGCAACCCTGGTGCGGGAGACGGCGCGAACAGATTCGGTCGCCTATGTCGCCGTTGCTGATGCATCCGGTCGACTGCTGATGGCGTCAGGCGAGAAGCTTGGCAACGACGATATTCTCCCAGTTGCACAGGTCCTTGCACAGGAGCAGGCCCGCACCCGCCGGACAAAAGATGAGTCCGGTCGAACCGTGTATGAAGTCGCCAAAGAATTCAACCCGGTTTTGTCTGAAGGGGCCGGTCGTGAGATGATGATGGGGCGTTGGGAAAGGTGGTGCGGCATAGGTTATGAGCCAGGCGAGCAGGTTGGGCGCAGAGCAGTTTTCGTGGGACTTTACACTGGCGAGTTCGAAGCGGCCCGACACGAGGACGTCCGCCAAAGCTTACTCATGGGCGGACTTCTGTTGCTTCTGGGGTCGACTGGATTTTATTTCCTCTTCCTTTCCCAGCAAACCCGGGTGGCCAAAATCACCCTTGCCAACATGGAGCTTTACACCCGCAACGTCATTGACAGTATGCCCGCAGGGTTGATCACCCTGGACAACCAAGGTCGCATTGTCTCCCTCAACGACCAGGCCAAGGAGATATTCGTCCAACCGGGAGAAATAGCCGAGGGGAAACTTCTGGATGCACTGACTGGAACGGAGCGCTGCGAGATTGCACCGCTGATTCGGGAAGGCAGCGAATTTGTGGAGCGGTCGATTGAGTGCCGACGACCGAACGGCGAGAGTATCCCGGTCAAGGTGAGCGCCTCCCGCCTGACAGAACGGGATGGAGAGCCCCTGGGAACCGTACTGGTTGTCCGGGACCTGCGTGAGATCAAGGCCATAGAAGAGGCGCTGGAGCGCTCCCGGCGGCATGCCGCCCTTGGGCGGATGGCGGCTGGCATTGCCCATGAGATCCGCAACCCATTGGGATCCCTGCGCGGATTTGCCCAGTATTTTGCCAGACTCGGAGAAAAGGACCCCCATGCCGAAGAATACTCCGAACTGATGGTCGGCGAGGTTGATCGACTCAATCGAACCATCTCCGCCCTGCTGCAGTTTGCTCGGCCGCGAGAGCCGGAACCGGCGGAAATTGACTTGGGAGATCTGTTGCGGCGCACCGCCCGGCTGCTGCAGGACGACCTGGCGGCCCGGAACCTGACCTTTCAGCTCGACCCGCCCGCCGAGACGGTCAGCTTCACGGCGGATTCCGACCTGCTGACCCAGGTGCTGATCAACCTGCTGCAGAACGCCCAGGCCGCTACCGAAGCCGGAGGGGAAATCCGTCTCGGAGCAAGTGCGCAGGATGCGGAGATCCGCTTCTGGGTAGAGGACACTGGAAAAGGGATGACCCCGAAGGAACAGTCGCGCATGTTCGACCCCTTCTTCACCACGCGCAAGACCGGTACCGGACTGGGGCTGGCGATGGTCCACCAAATCGTGGAGCAGCACGGCGGCCGCGTCGAAGTGGAGAGCGCGCCGAAGAAAGGCACCCGGGTTGAAGTAATCCTTCCCCGGGAGCCGGCCCAACGCAAAGAGATTGGAAGTTCAGCGTGA
- the lspA gene encoding signal peptidase II has protein sequence MKRILLMAPVIFSCVGCDRITKAVAREYLAGSSGQSFWGDLFRLQYAENPGAFLGMGAGLPETARFWAFIIAVGTVLLGVLVWTLSYRSLSPVGVVALSLVLAGGLSNFYDRVFNGGTVVDFLNLGLGGLRTGGFNVADVAITTGVTLLLIGELIRGRKEPEHEKE, from the coding sequence TTGAAAAGAATCCTGCTGATGGCCCCGGTCATTTTCTCCTGCGTCGGTTGCGATCGGATCACCAAGGCGGTCGCCCGGGAGTACCTGGCCGGCTCTTCCGGGCAGTCGTTTTGGGGGGACCTGTTTCGTTTGCAGTATGCGGAAAATCCCGGCGCCTTTCTGGGAATGGGTGCGGGCCTGCCGGAAACTGCGCGTTTCTGGGCCTTTATCATTGCGGTCGGAACGGTCCTGCTGGGCGTGCTGGTCTGGACCCTCTCCTACCGGAGCTTGAGCCCTGTCGGTGTAGTGGCCTTGTCCCTGGTGCTGGCCGGAGGACTCAGCAACTTTTATGATCGGGTATTCAACGGCGGCACCGTCGTCGATTTTCTGAATCTGGGTCTGGGGGGCCTGCGCACCGGCGGCTTCAATGTCGCTGACGTTGCCATCACCACTGGCGTCACCTTGCTGCTGATAGGGGAACTCATTCGAGGCCGGAAGGAGCCGGAACATGAAAAAGAATAA
- a CDS encoding sigma-54-dependent transcriptional regulator: MKKNKAVILVVDDDTTHRTMLKAHLGGEGYEIVEADDGDVAIHLAREREIDLVLLDLKMKRVGGTEALEAIQKAKPTLPIIIITAFSSVENAVESMKKGAYDYVTKPVDASELALTVERALSFERLQQENAALKERLGAKFDFGNIIGTSRPMRDLFETLALVAPSDATVLITGESGTGKELVANAVHQNSPRGGGPFVKVNCAALHENLLESELFGHEKGAFTGAAEQRKGRFELAHKGTLFLDEIGDMSPTTQAKILRVLQEGEFERLGGTKTIKVDVRLIAATHKDLHQMVEEGSFRQDLFFRLSVVPLEIPPLRERTDDIPTLAGHFLEKYSAKNRKDIRGLHPEALDALLAYAWPGNIRELENTMERAVILCLGEQIALRELPVLIREVAGSTERPFALRPGHTLKEMEKDLIRATLAQTNGNRSRAAEILGISRQTLQNKLRVYGLS; encoded by the coding sequence ATGAAAAAGAATAAGGCCGTTATTCTCGTGGTCGACGACGACACCACCCACCGCACCATGCTCAAGGCCCACCTGGGCGGCGAGGGGTACGAGATCGTCGAAGCCGACGACGGTGATGTGGCCATTCATCTGGCCCGGGAGCGCGAGATCGATCTGGTCCTGCTCGATCTGAAGATGAAACGGGTGGGAGGGACGGAAGCCCTTGAGGCGATCCAGAAAGCGAAGCCGACGCTACCGATCATCATCATCACCGCCTTCTCCTCGGTAGAAAATGCCGTTGAATCGATGAAGAAAGGTGCCTACGACTACGTCACCAAACCGGTGGACGCTTCGGAGCTGGCTCTGACGGTGGAGCGGGCCCTGAGTTTCGAGCGCCTGCAGCAGGAAAATGCTGCCCTAAAGGAGCGGCTCGGCGCGAAATTTGACTTTGGCAACATCATCGGCACTAGCCGCCCTATGCGTGACCTCTTCGAGACCCTGGCTCTGGTCGCTCCGAGCGACGCCACAGTGCTGATTACCGGCGAGTCGGGGACCGGCAAGGAACTGGTCGCCAATGCTGTCCACCAGAACAGTCCCCGCGGGGGAGGCCCCTTCGTCAAGGTCAATTGCGCTGCCCTGCACGAGAACCTGCTGGAGAGCGAACTGTTCGGTCACGAAAAAGGGGCCTTCACCGGCGCCGCGGAACAACGCAAGGGCCGCTTCGAGCTGGCCCACAAGGGGACGCTGTTTCTTGATGAGATCGGCGATATGAGCCCCACCACCCAGGCCAAGATCCTGCGGGTGCTGCAGGAGGGGGAGTTCGAACGCCTCGGTGGCACCAAGACGATCAAGGTCGACGTGCGTCTGATCGCTGCCACCCACAAGGATCTGCATCAGATGGTTGAAGAGGGCAGCTTTCGGCAGGACCTCTTTTTTCGGCTTAGTGTCGTTCCCCTAGAAATCCCCCCGCTGCGTGAGCGGACCGATGACATCCCGACACTGGCCGGGCATTTTCTTGAAAAGTACAGCGCCAAAAACCGCAAGGATATCCGCGGCCTCCACCCCGAAGCCCTGGATGCCCTGTTGGCTTACGCCTGGCCCGGAAACATCCGCGAACTGGAGAATACCATGGAACGAGCGGTCATCCTCTGCCTCGGCGAGCAGATCGCCCTGCGGGAGCTCCCAGTCCTCATCCGCGAGGTAGCCGGAAGCACAGAGCGCCCTTTTGCCCTGCGCCCCGGCCACACCCTCAAGGAGATGGAAAAGGACCTCATCCGTGCCACCCTCGCCCAGACCAATGGTAACCGCAGTCGCGCCGCCGAGATCCTCGGCATCTCGCGCCAGACCCTGCAGAACAAGCTCAGGGTGTACGGACTTTCCTGA
- a CDS encoding zinc ribbon domain-containing protein, with translation MYCGSGWSGGWFLSGWIVPGLFILALLGGAAWLLKRRTSSSGLAPKACPRCGGLVQEVYFRCPHCGDALKRNCPGCSRVVDQAWEFCPFCSEALKNETKQPTASMRTNQQTP, from the coding sequence ATGTATTGCGGAAGCGGCTGGAGCGGCGGTTGGTTTTTGAGCGGATGGATCGTTCCGGGATTGTTCATACTGGCCCTGCTTGGCGGAGCTGCCTGGCTCCTGAAACGGCGAACCTCTTCGAGCGGACTCGCACCCAAAGCTTGCCCGCGTTGTGGAGGACTCGTGCAGGAAGTTTATTTTCGCTGCCCGCACTGCGGGGACGCTCTCAAACGAAATTGTCCCGGTTGCAGCCGGGTGGTGGACCAGGCTTGGGAGTTCTGCCCCTTCTGCAGCGAGGCTCTGAAGAACGAAACGAAACAACCGACCGCCTCAATGAGGACGAATCAACAAACCCCATGA
- a CDS encoding periplasmic heavy metal sensor translates to MKNNRKRIAVTAILAMVAITTPAFAWMGNWSGTRMGRGMGPATGAQALTAEQQKNLDEIQGKYQPQLQDLQQKLNAKQAELNAARSDNATTVGRLNALEGELYDLERAYWTKLDQANLEVSRITGDGYGPWFACDYQGCDHGHGRHGMMRDGYRMRNRSMNTGRYGSCCR, encoded by the coding sequence ATGAAGAACAATCGTAAACGGATCGCAGTAACGGCAATTTTGGCCATGGTGGCCATAACGACCCCGGCCTTTGCCTGGATGGGTAACTGGTCAGGAACCCGGATGGGGCGAGGAATGGGGCCGGCGACTGGTGCGCAGGCCCTGACTGCCGAGCAACAGAAAAATCTCGATGAGATCCAGGGTAAGTATCAGCCGCAACTGCAGGACCTACAGCAGAAGCTCAACGCAAAGCAGGCCGAGCTAAACGCGGCCCGTAGCGACAACGCTACAACAGTGGGCCGCCTCAACGCCCTTGAAGGCGAGTTGTACGATCTGGAACGTGCCTACTGGACCAAACTGGATCAGGCAAACTTGGAGGTAAGCCGGATCACCGGCGACGGATACGGTCCTTGGTTTGCCTGCGACTACCAGGGTTGTGATCACGGTCATGGCAGACACGGCATGATGCGGGATGGTTACAGGATGAGAAACCGAAGCATGAACACCGGTCGTTACGGCTCTTGTTGCAGGTAA
- a CDS encoding DUF302 domain-containing protein encodes MSYVFSKTVAVSFEQAIARVTEILGKEGFGILTEIDVQATLKRKLDVDFRKYRILGACNPAFAHRALQAEAHIGAMLPCNVIVQEYEDGCVEVAAVDPIASMQAIDNPDLADIAVQIRDKLQQVIDNL; translated from the coding sequence ATGAGTTACGTGTTCAGCAAAACAGTTGCAGTATCTTTCGAACAGGCGATCGCCAGAGTCACAGAAATACTTGGCAAGGAAGGGTTCGGCATCCTGACTGAAATCGATGTGCAGGCGACCCTGAAGCGGAAACTTGACGTCGATTTCAGGAAATATCGTATCCTCGGCGCTTGTAATCCAGCCTTCGCCCACCGGGCACTGCAGGCCGAAGCGCACATCGGTGCCATGCTTCCCTGCAACGTGATCGTTCAGGAATACGAGGATGGTTGTGTCGAGGTCGCGGCAGTCGATCCCATCGCCTCGATGCAGGCGATTGACAATCCTGACTTGGCCGATATCGCGGTCCAAATAAGGGACAAACTACAGCAGGTGATCGACAATCTGTGA
- a CDS encoding SHOCT domain-containing protein, translating to MMRFWSESWLCGPGSYFHGPLGMFVNLALWIIMIFLVVWLFQAVISKKRTSTSSSSPLEVLKHRYAAGEIDREEFERMKKELQG from the coding sequence ATGATGAGATTTTGGAGCGAGAGCTGGCTGTGCGGTCCTGGCAGCTATTTTCACGGACCTTTGGGCATGTTTGTCAACCTCGCCTTATGGATAATAATGATTTTTCTGGTCGTCTGGTTGTTTCAGGCGGTGATCAGCAAAAAAAGAACTTCAACATCATCCTCCTCGCCGCTGGAGGTTTTGAAGCATCGCTACGCTGCCGGGGAGATCGATCGCGAAGAATTCGAGCGTATGAAAAAAGAGTTACAGGGATGA
- the cysK gene encoding cysteine synthase A, whose protein sequence is MPRIYTDNSLSIGRTPLVSLHRIVPEGATVLGKIEGRNPAYSVKCRIGASMIWDAEQKGLLGPGKEIVEPTSGNTGIALAFVAAARGIPITLTMPETMSIERRKVLKAFGANLILIPGAKGMTGAVAAAEELAASDPNKYVLLHQFKNPANPAIHERTTGPEIWEDTDGEIDVLVSGVGTGGTITGVSRYIKQIKGKSILSVAVEPADSPVISQKLAGENLHPGPHKIQGIGAGFIPETLDLSMVDRVELISNDEAIDFARRLAKEEGILSGISCGAAAAVAARLAAQPEFQNKKIVVILPDSGERYLSSALFQGVV, encoded by the coding sequence GTGCCCCGTATTTACACTGACAACTCACTTTCCATCGGCCGCACCCCTTTGGTAAGCCTACACCGCATCGTTCCCGAAGGTGCCACCGTCCTCGGTAAGATCGAGGGGCGCAACCCGGCCTACTCGGTCAAGTGCCGCATCGGCGCCTCGATGATCTGGGACGCCGAACAGAAGGGGCTGCTCGGACCCGGCAAGGAGATCGTCGAACCGACCAGCGGCAATACCGGCATCGCCCTGGCCTTTGTCGCTGCCGCCCGTGGCATTCCCATCACCCTGACAATGCCCGAAACCATGAGCATTGAACGGCGTAAGGTGCTCAAGGCCTTCGGTGCTAACCTCATTCTCATCCCCGGCGCAAAGGGGATGACCGGCGCGGTGGCTGCCGCCGAGGAGCTGGCCGCGTCCGATCCGAACAAGTACGTGCTGCTGCATCAATTCAAGAATCCGGCGAACCCGGCGATCCACGAACGGACCACCGGCCCCGAAATCTGGGAAGATACTGACGGCGAGATTGACGTGCTGGTCTCCGGCGTCGGCACCGGCGGCACCATCACCGGCGTTTCCCGCTATATCAAGCAGATCAAGGGGAAATCGATCCTCTCGGTAGCGGTGGAGCCCGCCGACAGCCCAGTTATCAGTCAGAAACTGGCTGGCGAGAATCTGCATCCCGGGCCGCACAAGATCCAGGGGATCGGTGCCGGCTTCATCCCCGAGACCCTCGATCTGTCGATGGTCGATCGAGTGGAGCTGATCAGCAACGATGAGGCCATCGACTTCGCCCGGCGCCTGGCCAAGGAAGAGGGGATCCTCTCCGGCATCTCCTGCGGCGCGGCGGCGGCGGTGGCCGCCCGCCTGGCCGCGCAACCCGAGTTCCAGAACAAAAAGATCGTGGTCATCCTGCCCGACTCGGGCGAGCGCTATCTCTCAAGCGCACTGTTCCAAGGGGTCGTCTGA
- the lnt gene encoding apolipoprotein N-acyltransferase, producing MSRFLPDRTTLGAALSGLLLALAFPWADLESLAWFALVPLFLTMERRPYRSGFVAGAVFFAVILYWLNIAMTTYGRMHPLFSFAAYVLLVLYLSLFWGAATWAACRLKNKLDYPLPLTLPVLWTALEFLRSFLFTGFPWATIGYSQQNHLVLIQSADLFGVYGISFLLVLCNATLARVAAACKNGKKHFFPRRAVVCTLVLFLLNWGYGQKCLKNNPEARENTITVALAQGNIDQSLKWNPVYRSETVDIYEELSLGVAQAKGADLVIWPESATPFYFQENSPLVEKVRDTARETGAYLLFGSPAVETVDGRQRYLNSAFLLSPSGENLGRSDKIHLVPFGEYVPLKSLFPFIDKLVAGIGDFSPGTVSPLSMKDHQIGVLVCFEGIFPELARNYVRKGSDLLVNITNDAWFGRSSAPDQHLAMTRFRAIENRIWVARATNTGISAFITPSGRVQGETPLFKKAVTVARAGLGAGNSLYTRFGDVFPGLFLAISILWLVLSRSPYGAGCRARGAGGR from the coding sequence ATGTCCCGATTTCTGCCTGACCGCACAACCCTAGGCGCAGCCCTTTCCGGGCTACTGCTGGCGCTGGCCTTTCCCTGGGCCGACTTGGAGAGTCTCGCCTGGTTCGCCCTGGTGCCACTCTTTTTAACCATGGAAAGGCGACCGTATCGGAGCGGATTCGTTGCGGGGGCGGTATTCTTCGCGGTGATCCTCTACTGGCTGAACATCGCCATGACCACTTATGGACGGATGCATCCGCTCTTTTCCTTCGCCGCCTATGTGCTGTTGGTCCTGTATCTGTCTCTTTTCTGGGGCGCCGCCACCTGGGCGGCCTGCCGACTGAAAAACAAACTCGACTACCCCCTGCCCCTGACTCTTCCCGTGCTGTGGACGGCTCTGGAGTTTCTGCGCTCGTTTCTTTTCACCGGTTTCCCCTGGGCCACCATCGGTTATTCCCAACAGAACCATCTGGTCCTCATCCAGTCGGCGGATCTTTTCGGGGTTTACGGGATCAGTTTTCTACTGGTTCTTTGCAACGCCACCCTGGCCCGCGTTGCTGCGGCTTGCAAAAACGGTAAGAAGCACTTCTTCCCCAGGAGGGCGGTGGTCTGCACGCTGGTTCTTTTTCTTCTGAACTGGGGATACGGACAGAAGTGCCTCAAAAACAATCCGGAGGCCAGGGAGAATACGATTACCGTAGCTCTGGCCCAGGGCAACATTGATCAGTCCCTCAAATGGAACCCGGTCTATCGAAGCGAGACTGTCGACATCTACGAAGAGCTCTCCCTGGGCGTAGCACAGGCCAAAGGAGCGGACCTTGTTATCTGGCCCGAGAGTGCCACGCCCTTTTACTTTCAGGAAAATAGTCCTCTCGTCGAAAAAGTGCGGGACACCGCCCGCGAGACGGGCGCCTATCTCCTCTTCGGCAGTCCGGCCGTTGAAACGGTTGATGGACGGCAAAGATATCTGAACAGCGCCTTTCTTCTTTCCCCGTCCGGAGAGAACCTCGGGCGCAGCGACAAGATCCATCTCGTGCCTTTCGGTGAATATGTGCCACTGAAATCACTATTCCCCTTCATCGACAAGCTGGTGGCGGGGATCGGGGATTTTTCTCCCGGCACGGTCAGCCCCTTGTCCATGAAAGATCATCAGATTGGGGTACTGGTGTGCTTCGAGGGGATTTTCCCTGAACTGGCCCGCAATTATGTGCGAAAGGGGAGCGATCTATTGGTCAACATCACCAATGACGCCTGGTTCGGGCGCTCCTCGGCACCGGATCAGCACCTGGCCATGACCCGCTTCAGGGCCATCGAAAACCGGATCTGGGTCGCCCGGGCTACCAATACAGGAATCTCGGCCTTTATCACCCCTTCCGGCAGGGTGCAGGGAGAAACACCGCTGTTCAAGAAGGCGGTGACCGTGGCCCGGGCCGGCCTGGGGGCAGGGAACAGCCTCTATACACGTTTCGGCGATGTTTTCCCCGGTCTTTTTCTGGCCATCAGTATCCTCTGGTTGGTCCTTTCTCGCAGCCCTTACGGGGCAGGTTGTCGTGCCAGAGGGGCTGGCGGTCGATAA
- a CDS encoding TlpA disulfide reductase family protein produces MRYLVLIVLLVLVGGGVYIYSNLPSTTTVVTMAVVAGDVAPDFQLEDTKGNRVSLSDLRGKVVMVNFWAAWCPPCKEEMPSMEKLNKIMAGEDFVMLAINTEKDGRSTVPVFLKNNPHDFTVLYDDKGTVQQQYGVYRFPESFIIRKDGTVDKKVIGAIDWASQKTIAYFKELVKG; encoded by the coding sequence ATGCGTTATTTGGTCTTGATTGTCTTGCTCGTGTTGGTAGGCGGTGGAGTCTACATTTATTCCAACCTTCCTTCAACGACGACGGTGGTTACGATGGCAGTGGTTGCCGGCGATGTCGCCCCTGACTTTCAGCTCGAAGATACAAAAGGCAACAGAGTCAGCCTGTCTGACTTGCGCGGCAAGGTTGTTATGGTGAATTTCTGGGCGGCCTGGTGCCCGCCATGCAAGGAAGAGATGCCTTCGATGGAGAAACTCAACAAGATCATGGCAGGTGAAGATTTTGTCATGCTGGCGATCAATACCGAAAAAGACGGCCGCTCTACCGTGCCGGTATTTTTAAAGAACAATCCGCATGATTTCACCGTTCTTTATGATGACAAGGGGACAGTGCAGCAACAATACGGCGTTTACAGGTTCCCCGAGTCCTTTATCATCCGCAAAGACGGCACAGTCGACAAAAAAGTTATTGGCGCCATCGACTGGGCCAGCCAGAAAACGATCGCCTATTTCAAAGAGTTGGTCAAAGGATAA
- a CDS encoding DsbC family protein, with the protein MRITIYFMFGLFLFVSPAGAFKQLSSEKADCRSCHTLTKTEAKEIFTGFQGELLSVEQAEMPGFWEIGMKVNNQNMPLYLDYSKSYLVSGNIIRLKDRKNLAEESYRKLNPVDLSRIPTDDALLLGNPEAAKKIIVFTDPHCSYCVKLHEVMKEAVEKRSDLLFQIKLMPIKPSSKKVAETIACNESMEQLEAAFAKKEIPEASCESKVIEQNLAVAKSLGIRSTPALILPNGQIATGYKPLNALLEIIDQTVVTK; encoded by the coding sequence ATGCGAATTACTATTTATTTTATGTTTGGCCTTTTTCTCTTCGTTTCACCGGCAGGTGCATTCAAACAGTTGAGCTCAGAAAAGGCAGACTGTCGTAGCTGCCACACGTTAACAAAGACCGAGGCGAAAGAGATTTTTACCGGTTTTCAAGGTGAATTATTGTCTGTAGAACAGGCTGAAATGCCCGGATTCTGGGAAATCGGTATGAAAGTAAATAACCAGAATATGCCGCTATATCTTGACTACTCCAAGTCCTACCTGGTCAGTGGCAACATCATACGGTTAAAAGACAGGAAGAACCTGGCCGAAGAAAGCTACCGAAAACTCAACCCGGTTGATCTGTCTCGCATTCCAACCGACGATGCGTTACTTCTCGGCAACCCGGAGGCGGCAAAGAAGATCATCGTCTTCACCGATCCCCACTGCTCCTACTGCGTCAAGCTCCACGAGGTAATGAAAGAAGCCGTTGAAAAACGTTCTGACCTGCTGTTTCAGATCAAATTAATGCCGATCAAGCCGAGCTCGAAAAAAGTTGCGGAAACAATCGCCTGCAACGAGTCGATGGAGCAACTCGAAGCCGCCTTTGCCAAGAAAGAGATCCCGGAAGCAAGCTGCGAAAGCAAGGTCATCGAACAAAACCTGGCCGTCGCAAAATCTCTTGGTATCCGGAGTACCCCGGCCCTGATTCTGCCGAATGGACAGATCGCCACTGGTTATAAACCGCTGAATGCACTGCTCGAAATAATTGATCAGACGGTTGTGACGAAGTAA
- a CDS encoding right-handed parallel beta-helix repeat-containing protein, translating to MRMTVKIAFLGLRLSFLASCAISPQGRAAPLSGVVSGETRWQGTVSIDGDLGLEEEARLVIAPGTEVFFLPPAEGKDLFTPRPNFPGSELIVRGTLIVEGTAEKPITFRFVDPDAPAGSWGGINLRESPEVRFRFVRITQANSAIHSHNSKAVIEASRIVNNLFGLRFNSTEFLIRNNPFRDNGTAIRFQFGAPVIRNNLITDNEKGIFITSYPSEYRIEGNNIVGNHRYAVVLGEEVPDDVQMAGNYWGTDSPISPPGVSWPP from the coding sequence ATGCGAATGACTGTAAAAATAGCATTCCTGGGGTTGCGGCTGAGCTTTTTGGCCTCCTGCGCCATCTCTCCCCAGGGGAGAGCCGCTCCGCTGTCCGGTGTCGTTTCTGGCGAGACCCGCTGGCAGGGGACTGTCTCCATCGACGGTGACCTGGGCCTGGAGGAGGAGGCACGACTGGTCATTGCCCCCGGTACCGAGGTGTTTTTTCTGCCGCCTGCCGAAGGCAAGGATCTTTTCACCCCACGCCCCAACTTTCCAGGCAGCGAACTGATCGTCCGGGGAACTCTCATCGTCGAAGGAACCGCCGAGAAACCTATCACCTTCCGCTTCGTGGATCCAGATGCGCCTGCCGGGAGCTGGGGCGGAATCAACCTGCGCGAGAGCCCAGAGGTCCGCTTCCGTTTTGTCCGCATCACCCAGGCCAACAGCGCCATTCACAGCCACAATTCAAAAGCCGTCATTGAAGCGTCTCGGATCGTGAACAACTTGTTCGGGCTGCGTTTCAACTCCACCGAGTTCCTCATCCGTAACAATCCATTTCGCGACAACGGTACCGCTATCCGTTTCCAATTTGGCGCCCCGGTGATTCGCAACAATCTCATCACCGACAATGAAAAGGGGATTTTCATCACCTCTTATCCCAGCGAGTATCGCATAGAGGGGAACAACATCGTCGGCAACCACCGCTACGCCGTGGTGCTCGGCGAGGAGGTGCCGGACGATGTGCAGATGGCGGGCAACTACTGGGGTACCGACTCGCCCATCTCCCCGCCCGGGGTTTCCTGGCCGCCTTGA